Below is a genomic region from Geothermobacter hydrogeniphilus.
CGGCGAGGCGCGGATAACCGGCCATCGCGGAGAAGCTGAACCTTGCCGGCCATTCCATCTCCGGCAGCAGTTCGGTCCCGGCCAGCGGCCCGAGCCCGCAGACAATACCGGTCGCCAGCACCCTCTCCCCCAGCAGTTCACGACAGGCCATGGCATAGGGCCCGCCGCCGGAGACACCCAGCAGCCCGAAACGGGCAATCCCCAGTTGATCGGCCACCGCCGCCAGGTCGGCAGGCCAGTCCGCCAGGGTCCTGGCCGGGCAGAAATCAGAGCGGCCGTAACCGGGCCGATCCAGGGCGATCAACCGCAGGCCGAGCTCCGCCGCGGCCTCATCCAGCAGCGCCGCTTCCAGGCGGCTGCCGGGAAATCCATGCTGATAAAAGAGCGGCAGACCGTCGGCGGCACCGAATTCACTGGCGGCCAGACAACGTCCGTCGGCAAGCCTGTACAACTTAAAAGATGGCATATTAAAACGCCTGCCGCGATGACCGCAACAGGCGTCCCCGGGCTGAGAAAGGGATCTCGTCGGAGGGAGAACAACGACCACGACAACCGGCAGCTAGTCGATGCCGACAAACAACTTGATATACTGCAGCCGCTCGAAATTCTGCGGATATTCGCTGCGCGCCTGGCTGAGCCGCCCCCGTACCTGGTCGAGGCTGTCGAATCCGTGTCCCGCCATCCAGTCGGTCAATTCCTTCAGAACCACCCCGATCTGCTCGACGCCATGCCGGTAGAGGGTTGAACAGAGTTGTACCACCTGGGCTCCGGCCAGCAGTTGCCGAGCCGCATCCCGACCGTCATGCACCCCGGTGGTTGCCGCCAGATCGGCGTCAACCCGGCCATGCAGCAGGGAGATCCAGCGCAGGCCGGTATGAATCTCGGCGGCATGACTGTAGGGATTGCCGGCCTTGAGTTCGAGCTTGTCGACATCGATGTCGAACTGGTAGAACCGGTTGAACAGCACCAGCGCATCGGCTCCGCGCCAGACGATCTTGCCGCCGCTTTCCCCCGGCCCGCACCAGCCGACCGTGAAAGGCGGCGCCTCGGCCCGATTCTGGCACAACTGGGTCGCAAACTTGGCAAAGGAAGTGAAATAGGGGCCGATTTTCATCGCCACCGGGATCGCCAGACGCGACTTGACATCATGCAGGATCTGGAAATAGCGATTTTCGATCTCGGCCGCGTCCTGTTTGGCCGAAGTCGGCATCAGGGCGACATTGAGTTCGATGGCGTCGGCACCGGCGTTCTGCAGCTTGACGGCATATTCGGACCAGCGTTCGCTGGAAATACAGTTCAGGCTGGCAATGATCGGCACGTCGACCGCCGCCCTGGAATCCTTGACCAGCTGCAGGTAATCGCGCGGGCCGAG
It encodes:
- a CDS encoding alpha/beta fold hydrolase, encoding MPSFKLYRLADGRCLAASEFGAADGLPLFYQHGFPGSRLEAALLDEAAAELGLRLIALDRPGYGRSDFCPARTLADWPADLAAVADQLGIARFGLLGVSGGGPYAMACRELLGERVLATGIVCGLGPLAGTELLPEMEWPARFSFSAMAGYPRLAAPFFRLLVTPVLQRWPRLALRLLTVAAPRTDRQVLRQRWVRERLTAAIGEAFRGGPDGVVHDLQLYTRGWQISFGSDGGPLCFWHGLSDRTVPISHSHYLARCCPRAEVNPFAEEGHFSLPVRHGDSILAELKQLMEESDANH
- a CDS encoding dihydroorotate dehydrogenase-like protein: MPDLATRYMGLSLKNPLVVGSCSLTGSLDGVKTCAAAGAGAIVLKSLFEEQIKAETGALSSSADGPYAGEAEEYLQGYGMELGPRDYLQLVKDSRAAVDVPIIASLNCISSERWSEYAVKLQNAGADAIELNVALMPTSAKQDAAEIENRYFQILHDVKSRLAIPVAMKIGPYFTSFAKFATQLCQNRAEAPPFTVGWCGPGESGGKIVWRGADALVLFNRFYQFDIDVDKLELKAGNPYSHAAEIHTGLRWISLLHGRVDADLAATTGVHDGRDAARQLLAGAQVVQLCSTLYRHGVEQIGVVLKELTDWMAGHGFDSLDQVRGRLSQARSEYPQNFERLQYIKLFVGID